In Solanum lycopersicum chromosome 3, SLM_r2.1, the genomic stretch TCCATAAACACAGACAACCCAGGCAAGTCCTTTTGCTGCCACAAGAGTGTAAAGTACATAGAGTACAGCAAATATGCCAGCATCAGATACAAAGATCTGAAGGCGTTCACGATCTGTGTAGATAGGGCTATTGGGATCGAAATGGCAAGCAAACCGATCATAAGGTCTACCTGAAACATTAAACATGAGGTATAAAGGCCAGCCTAGAGTGAGCTggacaacaagtacaagaattcTTCCTGGTGAGTTGTTGAGATAAGTAGAGAACCATTTCATACTCGACTTCTTCTTTGGTACAAATACTTCATCACGATCCATTGAACCTGTATTGgaatgatgacgacgatgactaTATTTCCAAGAGAAATAGGGAACAAGTAGTGATGAGTGTAGGACAAGGCCAACAGTGTCATCAAGCCATTGATAGTCACTGAAGGCATGATGACCACATTCATGTGCTATGACCCAAACTCCTGTTAGATTACATCCTTGGCAGATCCAGTAAAGCGGCCAGGCAACGTAGGATAAATTGTAAGGGAGGAGATGGAAATAGTTAGTTGCAACATAGTAAAGGAGAAAGGCTACTACGAGGTCATAAAGAACGAAGGAGAAAGAGTGTAGGACAGATCGCTTGAAACAATGGGGTGGGATGGCTTTCTTGACGTCACCCACAGTGAAGGGTGGTTTCGAATGAGGAACTCTTTGGAGGACATTAGACTGAGACTTGTTGCCCTCAGAAGGAGTGGACATTCGACCTCCTGCACCCATTGTTCAGTAACCTGCATTATGACAAACTCTTGATGTTATCATAATTTGGCTAATAGACATCAGAAAATATCAATAAAGAAGAGAGCAAAAAACTGGTAAAGATAATTCTCCTAAGACTGCTTTTTGACATTGTGTATTAACTATTCCTTCATATAATCAAGATTGGCAGTCAAGAATGGTTCAGCTAGTATTTAACTTAATATTCACTACTTTGAACTTTAAATACAAAACACAtggcaaatatttttattccttGTTTGCACGTCTGCATTAATAGGATCATAACTTTCTTGGTTTACCCCAATGTCCGGCAAAGTTGCTGCGATTATTCACTTTCAGTGCGACATCCGTGTGCGCGGATGTGGGTAATTTGTACCCAATCTTGTCAAGCCGTTTTGGGTCACTCTGACCAAATTCAAGGGAGAAATTAATTCAATGATTTTTTATAATCAA encodes the following:
- the LOC101250481 gene encoding delta(12)-fatty-acid desaturase FAD2 yields the protein MGAGGRMSTPSEGNKSQSNVLQRVPHSKPPFTVGDVKKAIPPHCFKRSVLHSFSFVLYDLVVAFLLYYVATNYFHLLPYNLSYVAWPLYWICQGCNLTGVWVIAHECGHHAFSDYQWLDDTVGLVLHSSLLVPYFSWKYSHRRHHSNTGSMDRDEVFVPKKKSSMKWFSTYLNNSPGRILVLVVQLTLGWPLYLMFNVSGRPYDRFACHFDPNSPIYTDRERLQIFVSDAGIFAVLYVLYTLVAAKGLAWVVCVYGCPLLIVNGFLVLITYLQHTHPSLPHYDTSEWDWLRGALATVDRDYGILNKVFHNITDTHVAHHLFSTMPHYHAMEATKAIKPILGDYYQFDGTSIWKAMYREAKECVYVEPDEGDQNKGVFWYKNKFH